In Micromonospora purpureochromogenes, a single window of DNA contains:
- a CDS encoding EamA family transporter, whose protein sequence is MHERSAGAGLGLALLSAVTFATSGTFARSLIEAGWSAEAVVVARVGIAALVLAVPAVLSLRGKGAVLRRTLGPVSVFGLLGVATAQACFFNAVRYLPVGVALLLEYLGIILVVAWMWLVHGQRPRRLTVVGSVAALAGLAFVLDLTGTGRLDPVGVLWGLGAGVGLAGYFVLAARVDPALPSVAMASGGMAIGAAVLALLGLVGVLPLRATFGDVEFAGQRTSWLVPIVGLSLVAAVIAYQAGIAATRILGARLSSFVGLTEVMFAVLIAWLVLGELPTVVQLLGGALIVAGVALVRLDELRGDRVERSDTPAEEPALT, encoded by the coding sequence ATGCACGAACGATCCGCCGGCGCGGGCCTGGGGCTGGCCCTGCTGTCAGCCGTCACCTTCGCCACCTCGGGCACCTTCGCCCGCTCCCTGATCGAGGCCGGTTGGTCGGCCGAGGCCGTCGTCGTCGCCCGGGTCGGGATCGCCGCCCTGGTGCTCGCGGTGCCGGCCGTGCTCTCGCTGCGCGGCAAGGGCGCCGTGCTGCGTCGCACCCTCGGCCCGGTGAGCGTCTTCGGCCTGCTCGGCGTCGCCACCGCCCAGGCGTGCTTCTTCAACGCCGTCCGCTACCTGCCGGTCGGCGTGGCCCTGCTGCTGGAGTACCTCGGCATCATCCTGGTGGTGGCCTGGATGTGGCTGGTGCACGGGCAGCGCCCCCGACGGCTCACCGTGGTCGGCTCGGTCGCCGCGCTGGCCGGCCTGGCCTTCGTGCTCGACCTCACCGGCACCGGCCGCCTCGACCCGGTGGGTGTGCTCTGGGGGCTCGGCGCCGGAGTGGGGCTGGCCGGCTACTTCGTGCTCGCCGCCCGGGTCGACCCCGCGCTGCCGTCGGTCGCCATGGCCAGCGGCGGCATGGCGATCGGCGCCGCCGTCCTCGCCCTGCTCGGGCTGGTCGGGGTGCTGCCGCTGCGGGCCACCTTCGGCGACGTCGAGTTCGCCGGGCAGCGCACCAGCTGGCTGGTCCCGATCGTCGGGCTGTCGCTGGTCGCCGCCGTGATCGCGTACCAGGCCGGTATCGCGGCGACGCGGATCCTCGGCGCTCGGCTGTCGTCCTTCGTGGGGCTGACCGAGGTGATGTTCGCGGTGCTCATCGCCTGGCTGGTGCTGGGCGAACTGCCCACCGTGGTGCAGCTGCTCGGCGGTGCCCTGATCGTCGCCGGGGTGGCACTGGTCCGCCTCGACGAGCTGCGCGGCGACCGGGTGGAACGGTCGGACACCCCGGCCGAGGAGCCCGCGCTGACGTGA
- a CDS encoding AfsR/SARP family transcriptional regulator — protein MRFGILGPLRVGGGEATVTAGRDRVVLAMLLLRAGRVVPVEELVDAVWEERPPATAKAQLHSCVSRLRQRLAALGLPADVIVTDPGGYGIRVEPADLDFEVFARTVETARAAVAAGQPAEARRHYRQALGLWRGPALSGIRSRAVRRRAQTLDEQRLAALEECVDVELRLRQAADLVDELAECVDRHPLRERLRGQLMLALAAMGRQADALAVYREGRRIYAEELGIEPGVALQELHQRVLAGDLALGGPENRSVAPVRSLPRAISDFTGRQQTMARLVKEIEEEGARIQLIDGMAGSGKTTLAVHVAAALADRYPDAHLFVDLHGHSERTPLTPAAAVATLLRQLGVPAERVPLDLDDRLAVWRSELAGRRALVVLDNAAGADQVAPLLPTGPDCLVLITSRRRLVGLDEGRPSSLPVLDPDEGIELLGRVAGQERVAAEPQAAAEVVRRCGYLPLAIRLAGARLAHRPRWRVADLAERLVTGAGPLAELAAGQRSVGQAFALSYAQVSPAAQRLFRFLGLHPGVRFDNRVAAALAELPLPETQDLLDELVDSHLAEEVEPGRYRLHDLIREYARLLLAEPEHAAERAPAIERLLDYHLHVAATISRTIESAGSRSRFRLPDPSRPELVAASAGQGRGWFDENRAALTVLIRLAEAEGFLRHCWQLTRACWRSHFIGGHLDELIETHTVGLRAAERLGDDEAVAVMLNYLSSAYYRLARFGEAIRLMELGLDLVRRGGLRDEMRNTLGNLGASYAANGDFRRSKECFDESSALIRIAAETAELANLLNNLSFALLCWGRYEEALRTGRQHLQLARQVDDRIQLAHAVGHVGMIRHRMGDVAPARRLLRAALQLKRNAGNRFGEGEVLNELAVMERAAGRPEVAAAMHREALVAMMEVGDRIGQCASRNLLARAILDQGDVSSALDLHRRVLTDATRLGARYEQARALDGIARCLRATDPAAARSHWMRALALFRQVESPDRHEVVRLLAELD, from the coding sequence ATGCGGTTCGGGATCCTGGGACCTCTGCGGGTCGGCGGCGGCGAGGCCACCGTCACCGCGGGCCGGGACCGGGTCGTGCTCGCCATGCTGCTGCTGCGGGCCGGTCGGGTCGTACCGGTGGAGGAACTGGTCGACGCGGTCTGGGAGGAACGCCCGCCGGCCACCGCCAAGGCCCAGCTGCACAGTTGCGTCTCCCGGCTGCGCCAGCGGCTCGCCGCGCTCGGCCTGCCGGCCGACGTGATCGTCACCGACCCGGGCGGCTACGGCATCCGCGTCGAACCGGCCGACCTGGACTTCGAGGTCTTCGCCCGTACGGTCGAGACCGCCCGCGCCGCGGTCGCGGCCGGGCAGCCGGCCGAGGCGCGCCGGCACTACCGGCAGGCGCTCGGGTTGTGGCGCGGGCCGGCGTTGAGCGGCATCCGGAGCCGGGCCGTGCGCCGGCGGGCGCAGACCCTCGACGAGCAGCGGCTCGCCGCCCTGGAGGAGTGCGTCGACGTCGAGCTGCGGCTGCGGCAGGCCGCCGACCTGGTCGACGAGCTGGCCGAGTGCGTCGACCGGCACCCGCTGCGGGAACGGCTGCGCGGCCAGCTGATGCTCGCCCTCGCCGCGATGGGACGGCAGGCGGACGCGCTCGCCGTCTACCGGGAGGGCCGGCGGATCTACGCCGAGGAGCTGGGCATCGAACCCGGCGTGGCGTTGCAGGAGCTGCACCAGCGGGTGCTCGCCGGTGACCTGGCGCTGGGCGGGCCGGAGAACCGGTCGGTGGCCCCCGTCCGGTCGTTGCCCCGGGCGATCAGCGACTTCACCGGCCGGCAGCAGACGATGGCCCGGCTGGTGAAGGAAATCGAGGAGGAGGGCGCCCGGATCCAGCTGATCGACGGGATGGCCGGCAGCGGCAAGACCACCCTGGCCGTGCACGTCGCGGCCGCCCTGGCGGATCGCTACCCGGACGCGCACCTCTTCGTGGACCTGCACGGGCACAGCGAACGGACCCCGCTGACGCCCGCTGCGGCGGTGGCCACGCTGCTCCGCCAGCTCGGGGTGCCGGCGGAGCGGGTCCCGCTGGACCTGGACGACCGGCTCGCGGTGTGGCGCAGCGAGCTGGCCGGCCGGCGGGCCCTGGTGGTGCTCGACAACGCCGCCGGCGCCGACCAGGTGGCGCCGCTGCTGCCCACCGGCCCGGACTGCCTGGTGCTGATCACCAGCCGCCGCCGGCTGGTCGGCCTGGACGAGGGGCGGCCCTCGTCCCTGCCGGTCCTCGATCCGGACGAGGGGATCGAACTGCTCGGCCGGGTTGCCGGCCAGGAGCGGGTGGCGGCCGAACCGCAGGCGGCGGCCGAGGTGGTGCGCCGCTGCGGGTACCTGCCGCTGGCGATCCGGCTGGCCGGCGCACGGTTGGCGCACCGGCCCCGCTGGCGGGTCGCCGACCTGGCCGAGCGGCTGGTCACCGGCGCTGGTCCGCTGGCCGAGCTGGCCGCCGGGCAGCGTTCGGTGGGACAGGCGTTCGCCCTGTCGTACGCCCAGGTGTCGCCGGCGGCACAGCGGCTGTTCCGGTTCCTGGGCCTGCATCCCGGCGTACGGTTCGACAACCGGGTCGCCGCCGCCCTCGCCGAGCTGCCGCTGCCCGAGACGCAGGACCTGCTCGACGAGCTGGTCGACTCGCACCTGGCCGAGGAGGTCGAGCCGGGCCGGTACCGGCTGCACGACCTGATCCGCGAGTACGCCCGGCTGCTGCTCGCCGAGCCGGAGCACGCGGCTGAGCGCGCCCCCGCCATCGAGCGCCTGCTCGACTACCACCTGCACGTGGCCGCGACGATCTCGCGGACGATCGAGTCGGCGGGCAGCCGGAGCAGGTTCCGACTCCCCGATCCATCCCGTCCCGAGCTGGTCGCCGCGTCGGCGGGCCAGGGCCGTGGCTGGTTCGACGAGAACCGGGCGGCGTTGACCGTCCTGATCCGGCTGGCCGAGGCCGAGGGCTTCCTGCGGCACTGCTGGCAGCTGACCCGCGCCTGCTGGCGTTCCCATTTCATTGGCGGTCACCTGGACGAGCTGATCGAGACGCACACCGTCGGCCTGCGCGCCGCCGAGCGGCTGGGCGACGACGAGGCCGTCGCGGTGATGCTGAACTACCTCTCCTCGGCGTACTACCGGCTGGCCCGGTTCGGTGAGGCGATCCGGTTGATGGAGCTGGGCCTCGATCTGGTCCGTCGGGGCGGGTTGCGCGACGAGATGCGCAACACCCTGGGCAACCTTGGCGCGTCCTACGCCGCCAATGGCGACTTCCGGCGCAGCAAGGAGTGCTTCGACGAATCGTCGGCACTGATCCGGATAGCGGCCGAGACGGCGGAGTTGGCGAACCTGCTGAACAACCTGTCCTTCGCGCTGCTCTGCTGGGGACGTTACGAGGAGGCACTCCGGACCGGCCGCCAGCACCTCCAGCTGGCCCGGCAGGTGGACGACCGCATCCAGCTGGCGCACGCGGTCGGGCACGTCGGGATGATCCGGCACCGGATGGGCGACGTCGCGCCGGCCCGCCGGCTGTTGCGGGCCGCGCTGCAACTGAAGCGGAACGCCGGCAACCGGTTCGGGGAGGGCGAGGTTCTCAACGAGCTCGCCGTGATGGAGCGCGCTGCGGGTCGCCCCGAGGTCGCCGCCGCGATGCACCGGGAGGCGCTGGTGGCGATGATGGAGGTGGGCGACCGGATCGGCCAGTGCGCGTCGCGCAACCTGCTGGCCCGGGCGATCCTCGACCAGGGCGACGTCTCCAGCGCGCTGGACCTGCACCGCCGGGTACTCACCGACGCCACCCGGCTGGGTGCCCGCTACGAGCAGGCGCGGGCGCTCGACGGCATCGCCCGCTGCCTGCGGGCCACCGACCCGGCCGCCGCCCGCTCGCACTGGATGCGGGCGCTGGCGCTGTTCCGCCAGGTCGAGTCGCCGGACCGGCACGAGGTCGTCCGGCTGCTGGCGGAGCTGGACTGA
- a CDS encoding CGNR zinc finger domain-containing protein, translating to MLFAHDTECGLIAATALVNTDDPAGEGLPDVAALDRFVVTYGWTGRHEHTEAELRAVRELRPRLRRIWHADVDEIVAVVNELLRESHALPQLIRHDDEPYHLHAVPRDAPLATRMAVEAAMALADLVRAGELGRLRICAHPDCANVLVDLSKNRSRRFCEAGCGNRAAVSAYRARKAATRS from the coding sequence TTGCTTTTTGCCCATGACACCGAATGTGGGTTGATCGCCGCGACCGCCCTGGTGAACACCGACGACCCGGCGGGCGAAGGGCTGCCCGACGTCGCGGCGCTGGACCGGTTCGTCGTCACCTACGGCTGGACCGGCCGGCACGAACACACCGAGGCCGAGCTGCGGGCGGTACGCGAGCTGCGCCCCCGGCTGCGCCGGATCTGGCACGCCGACGTCGACGAGATCGTCGCCGTCGTCAACGAACTGCTCCGCGAGTCCCATGCGCTGCCCCAGCTGATCCGGCACGACGACGAGCCGTACCACCTGCACGCGGTGCCCCGGGACGCGCCGCTGGCCACCCGGATGGCGGTCGAGGCGGCGATGGCCCTGGCCGACCTGGTCCGCGCCGGCGAGCTGGGCCGGCTGCGGATCTGCGCCCACCCGGACTGCGCGAACGTGCTGGTCGACCTGTCGAAGAACCGGTCCCGCCGGTTCTGCGAGGCGGGCTGCGGCAACCGGGCCGCGGTCAGCGCGTACCGGGCGCGGAAGGCGGCCACTCGCTCCTGA
- a CDS encoding GNAT family N-acetyltransferase gives MTADVLLKTERLRLRRFTPDDVDHLVELDSDPEVMRFLTGGRPTPRATVRDEQLPRLLRQYDEHPGLGRWAAEDRESHDFLGWFALDPSDDGKEAELGYRLRRGAWGRGLATEGSRALVRYAFTELDVRRVWAETMAVNIRSRQVMAKSGLRNLRTFHLHFDDPAPGTEHGEVEYELLRSEWPPSAPGTR, from the coding sequence ATGACCGCTGACGTGCTGCTAAAGACCGAGCGGCTGCGGCTGCGCCGGTTCACCCCCGACGACGTGGACCACCTCGTCGAGCTGGACAGCGACCCGGAGGTCATGCGCTTTTTGACCGGCGGCCGGCCGACCCCGCGGGCCACCGTGCGCGACGAGCAGTTGCCCCGCCTGCTGCGCCAGTACGACGAGCACCCGGGCCTGGGGCGGTGGGCGGCGGAGGACCGCGAGAGCCATGACTTCCTGGGCTGGTTCGCGCTCGACCCGTCCGACGACGGCAAGGAGGCGGAGCTGGGCTACCGGCTGCGCCGTGGCGCGTGGGGGCGCGGCCTGGCCACCGAGGGCTCCCGGGCGCTGGTCCGGTACGCCTTCACCGAGCTGGACGTCCGGCGCGTCTGGGCCGAGACGATGGCGGTCAACATCCGCTCCCGGCAGGTGATGGCGAAGTCCGGCCTGCGGAACCTGCGCACCTTCCACCTGCACTTCGACGACCCGGCCCCGGGGACCGAGCACGGCGAGGTGGAGTACGAGCTGCTCAGGAGCGAGTGGCCGCCTTCCGCGCCCGGTACGCGCTGA
- a CDS encoding class II fumarate hydratase has protein sequence MVRVTTPEAAGYRIERDSMGEVEVPAEALWRAQTQRAVQNFPISGRGIEPAQIKALAQIKGAAAQVNGELGVIGADVAAAIAAAAAHVADGGYDDQFPIDVFQTGSGTSSNMNTNEVIATLAGRELGRDVHPNDDVNASQSSNDVFPSSIHLAATQAVVEDLLPALKHLAGALEEKAAEFETVVKAGRTHLMDATPVTLGQEFGGYAAQVRYGVERLEAALPRLAELPLGGTAVGTGINTPLGFAAKVIEKLRASTGLPLTEARNHFEAQGARDALVETSGQLRTVAVGLYKIANDIRWMGSGPRAGLRELRIPDLQPGSSIMPGKVNPVVAEAMRQVCAQVIGNDATVAFAGSQGDFELNVMLPVMGRNLLESIRLLAASSGLFADRLVVGLIADAEVCLAYAEGSPSIVTPLNRHLGYDEAASIAKEALAKQTSIREVVIARGHVDSGKLSETQLDEALDLLRMTHP, from the coding sequence ATGGTACGCGTGACGACTCCAGAGGCAGCGGGTTACCGGATCGAACGCGACTCGATGGGCGAGGTGGAGGTGCCCGCCGAGGCGCTGTGGCGGGCGCAGACCCAGCGCGCGGTGCAGAACTTCCCGATCTCGGGACGCGGCATCGAGCCGGCCCAGATCAAGGCCCTGGCCCAGATCAAGGGCGCCGCCGCGCAGGTCAACGGGGAGCTCGGCGTGATCGGCGCGGACGTGGCCGCCGCGATCGCCGCCGCCGCCGCGCACGTGGCCGACGGCGGGTACGACGACCAGTTCCCGATCGACGTGTTCCAGACCGGCTCGGGTACGTCGTCCAACATGAACACCAACGAGGTGATCGCCACCCTGGCCGGCCGCGAGCTGGGCCGGGACGTGCACCCGAACGACGACGTCAACGCCTCGCAGTCCAGCAACGACGTCTTCCCGTCCTCCATCCACCTGGCCGCCACCCAGGCCGTGGTCGAGGACCTGCTGCCCGCGTTGAAGCACCTGGCCGGCGCGCTGGAGGAGAAGGCGGCGGAGTTCGAGACGGTGGTCAAGGCGGGCCGTACCCACCTGATGGACGCCACGCCGGTCACCCTCGGGCAGGAGTTCGGCGGGTACGCCGCGCAGGTCCGCTACGGTGTGGAACGGCTGGAGGCGGCGCTGCCCCGGCTGGCCGAGCTGCCGCTGGGCGGTACCGCCGTGGGTACCGGCATCAACACCCCGCTCGGCTTCGCCGCGAAGGTGATCGAGAAGCTGCGTGCCTCCACCGGCCTGCCGTTGACCGAGGCGCGCAACCACTTCGAGGCGCAGGGCGCGCGGGACGCGCTGGTGGAGACCTCCGGGCAACTACGTACCGTCGCCGTCGGGCTCTACAAGATCGCCAACGACATCCGCTGGATGGGCTCCGGCCCCCGCGCCGGCCTGCGCGAGCTGCGCATCCCCGACCTCCAGCCCGGCTCGTCGATCATGCCGGGCAAGGTGAACCCGGTGGTCGCCGAGGCGATGCGGCAGGTCTGCGCGCAGGTGATCGGCAACGACGCGACGGTCGCCTTCGCCGGCTCCCAGGGCGACTTCGAGCTGAACGTGATGCTCCCGGTGATGGGTCGCAACCTGCTGGAGTCGATCCGGCTGCTGGCCGCGTCGAGCGGGCTCTTCGCCGACCGGCTGGTGGTCGGCCTGATCGCGGACGCCGAGGTCTGCCTGGCGTACGCGGAAGGGTCGCCGTCGATCGTCACCCCGCTCAACCGCCACCTCGGGTACGACGAGGCCGCCTCGATCGCCAAGGAGGCGCTGGCGAAGCAGACCTCGATCCGCGAGGTGGTGATCGCGCGGGGCCACGTGGACTCCGGCAAGCTCAGCGAGACCCAGCTCGACGAGGCCCTCGACCTCCTCCGCATGACCCATCCCTGA
- a CDS encoding HAD family hydrolase, which produces MLTVLVFDADETLLDLRPAVTGGLVAVLEEMRRLTPAAAEVSLADLESDWGAVFGAMSAAPVQEIRRAALARSLARAGLAERLDELAALFFARRFALTRPYADVLPALATLRRQFRLGYATNGNSRAERCGLAGEFAFELYAHENGLPKKPAPEFYAAVVASVGVPPARIVYVGDSPEHDVVAPQRAGLRAVWLNRGGLPRPAGLSPDAEVSTLAELPDALNSLDPT; this is translated from the coding sequence GTGCTGACGGTGCTGGTGTTCGACGCCGACGAGACCCTGCTCGACCTGCGCCCGGCGGTGACCGGTGGCCTGGTGGCCGTACTCGAGGAAATGCGGCGGCTGACCCCGGCGGCGGCCGAGGTGTCGCTGGCGGACCTGGAGTCGGACTGGGGTGCGGTCTTCGGTGCGATGAGCGCGGCCCCGGTGCAGGAGATCCGGCGGGCCGCGCTGGCCCGTTCGCTGGCCCGGGCCGGCCTGGCGGAGCGCCTCGACGAGCTGGCGGCGCTCTTCTTCGCCCGGCGGTTCGCGCTGACCCGGCCCTACGCCGACGTGCTTCCCGCCCTGGCCACGTTGCGCCGCCAGTTCCGGCTGGGCTACGCCACCAACGGCAACAGCCGCGCCGAACGCTGCGGGCTCGCCGGCGAGTTCGCGTTCGAGCTGTACGCGCACGAGAACGGCCTGCCGAAGAAGCCGGCACCCGAGTTCTACGCGGCGGTGGTGGCTTCGGTCGGCGTGCCGCCCGCGCGGATCGTCTATGTGGGGGACTCGCCGGAACACGACGTGGTGGCGCCGCAGCGGGCCGGGTTGCGGGCGGTCTGGCTCAACCGGGGCGGACTGCCCCGTCCGGCCGGTCTCTCGCCGGACGCCGAGGTGTCCACCCTGGCCGAACTGCCCGACGCGCTGAACTCGCTGGATCCGACATAA